GAAGTGATCGAGACCATCCACACACTGAGTCTATAAATCAACATCACAGgagattaataaaaataataaaaatcccATATGAGAAACAAGCACAGCTGCTGAATCTATGTTTAACACCACAAATCAGAATGAATCACTGACAACACAGAAGATCAATAAGCAATTATCAATCAATCATTCGTACCTGTTAGGAAGCACAGACGTGAGCGTGGGTCAACGGAGACGTGCTCGCTGGTGGAAATCCCATCCTGATGTCTGACGGAGAGAAAAGCTCCAGCTGCTCCCTCACTCGTTCCTCCTCTGTTCTGAGGAGGCATTTATGAATTAatcagaggaggagggagatcagctgctttctctcctcctgctttACCACTTTCAtcccttcttcttcctccttaaattccttctcttccttcttcttGTCTTCCTCAGAttcttctcttcatcttctACTTTCACCTGGTTTTAGCCTCTTCAACATACTTGTGGTCCTGCTCCCTCCCCTAGTGTGTAAGAAAAGACACAGTCGGGTTGAATTATGTTTCGAAAACCTGATGTAATTTAATCCATAATCTATTTTTAATCTGTGTAGTACAAGTCCACAGGCTTCATGGGACATGCAGTACTAAAACCATCTGAGTACTACTTCAGTTTCTTCTAAAGTGTTTACTATGAaaacttcttcttctgtgaAGTTTGTTTGTTCGAACACCTGCAGCAGGATATTTAAACCAGTGGTGAGAATCGTTGTATACTGTTCACACCTTTATCAACACGTTACTAACTCACACACTGCTGGTTACCTGGATACGATACCTGTCTGTCACTGCCAcctgaggctgtgtgtgtgtgtgtgtgtgtgtggatttatgtgtgtgtattttaaatgcaaacattacaaaaagtgaaactgaggTTTAGTAAACGTGGAAACAAACCAGTTAACATCCACAACACAAATTTAGTGAGCCAGGTCAGCGTGTGGCTCCCTGCAGGGTTTTTAATAGTTactggacaacaatggaggtctacggctcagaccgataagctgaaccaggttctgggttctgtcagtctctggatgggatttggactcagttaacacaaatgcacaaaatcaCCAACATTTTCCTTTGACTACCAGAAACTTCTCCACAGTTCGGCCGAGACGTAACCACATCAGTGACATAAGTGAAGCTTCGAGTAAAGAAGAAGGTTTGACTGTCACCCCCGGTCTGTGTGTCCCACCCACTCTCAGTGTATCAGCcaataaaacactgcagcagtgatGTTACCTGACAACACCAGCTGACTGGGCATTGtcctgtagtgtgtgtgtgtgtgtgagactgtatttacagcagcagtcGGCAGCATCTTTCCTATTTGGTCTATGGACACAGGACAGTGGACAGCCAGAGGAGCAGCTCGTGGTGCTGTTTAGTGCTTGTTAAGGAAATTACAGACACTTACCAACAGACACACTACtgatactgacacacacacacacacacacacacagacacacacacagacatacagaaaaACCCAAGACTGAAgaaaccagctgctgtttggaCGTGTTTCTGCCGAGACGCAGCATGTGGGAGGAGAACTTTGACACGGAGCAGTAAGTCACCTCTCCAAAAACTAGACAGAAACTTTCATCCTTTAAATCATTTCTGAACCAGCACAGCCTGAACCTGGACTGCAGGAGTTCTCGGAGCTACCAATCAGCAGGACATTTGATTTCTTTGAAACAGCCTGTAATAAACTTTGAACAGGATGATTAGTTAAACAGACACTTAGATAATTTATAGGTATGCACTGAGAGGAAGAAGCTAAATTTAGCCTCGGAGCATGTGGCAGTTTATCCCTCCCAACATGATGGTAGTATCATCTGTTTGTAATCTGATTATCTATTATACAGTtcgtgtgtttctgtgtctacATGTCGACCAGTGAGGTTGGCCGTAAGCTGGACTACTCGCCGGTGTCGTGGCGGGAGTATTTCGACCAGATGGAGGACGTGAGCGTCGGGCTGTCCGACAGCAGGGACGTCTTCAGGATTTACAAAGCAGGAAGTGAAGGGCCCCTGCTGGTCCTGCTGCACGGTGGGGGACACTCGGCCCTGTCCTGGGCCGTCTTCACCGTGAGCATCTGTTCAATTAGTGGGTTGACAAATTAATGACAGTTAAATCACCAACAGCAACAAGTCTTGGTGGCTTTTTGTTGCAGGCAGCCATCGCCAGCAGAGTGACCTGCAGGGTTCTCGCCATGGACCTCAGGGGGCACGGTGAGGCAAATGAAGAAGGAGagaggtttttgttttctcttcaccGTGAGAATAAAGACAGAAGCAGTAACGCAGATACATGATTGATGAGACTTGATGACGCCGTAGTGACGTGTTCTCTTTGTGAAGGTGCCTCCCGGGTCCGCCATTCAGACGACTTCTCAACACAAACCATGTCCAGGTAACTGCGACAAGGCCGACGATCCAAGTACCTCCAGTAATACTGCACTGATACTACCACTGCCAACcctactaatactactactatCTGCTTCTCATCCCGACTCGTCCCGCCCTGCTCAGCGATGTAGCCAATGTGATTCGAGCCTGCTACGGCGAGACGCCTCCACCCATCGTCCTGATTGGCCACGGCGTCGGTGGAGCCATCGCGGTGCACACAGCCAGCAACGTGCTGCTGCCGGCCACCGTCGGCCTGGTGGCCATCGACGTTGTGGAGGGTAAGTGTGAGCACTTTGAACAACTGTTCTCCAACGCTTCCTAACTTTTTCTGGTTTAGTCCAGTTTGTTCCTCCTGCAGGCAGCGCGATGGAGGCACTGCACAGCATTCAGAACTTCCTGAAGGGAAGGCCCAAGTCTTTCAAGTCCATGGACCACGCTATAGAGTGGAGGTGAGAACTGAACAGCTCTGTGATCCTGAACCAGAGCTGGCCAGGTGGTTTCAAGATATTTCACAGCAAATCGATCTCAGACTCAAACCGTCTTCACATTGTGCCAGGAAACAGGAAATCATGGCGAACAGTGTTTTGAAAATACTTTACgttagttttaatatttaaatgtgtcacCTCAGGCCAACAGCAACTGGCTGCATCTGCAAACCTCAGCTCAGGTCAAAGTTCACCTGATTCAAGCCCAAGTCCACATTAATGTGACTACACCATCAGTGACAGTTACTTTTACTCTTCGTTCTGCTTCCAGCGTCAAAAGTGGACAAATCAGGAACCTGGAATCTGCCAGAGTTTCAATGGTTGGTCAGATCAAAAGGTAGGCTGTCTTTGATTGGTCAGGTAGAGATAAAACCACAGTAATGATTGGCTAACACCTTATCCTCTCATTCCCTAGTTTTGAAACTTAAATTACAGATGactactgtttttttaaatatgtttgaatACAGACTTACAGATGTGCTGCTTCAGTGCTTCACCTCGTAGCGACAGCATCCTCTCTTGTGTGTCTTCTGTCTCAGATGTGAGGTGGAGGAGGCCGACACTCGGGAGCAGGCCAGTCCGGTGACGGATGTGGTCGTCGAGCGTAACGAGGAGTTCTATGACCAGAGCTACGTCAGCGACAAAGAACATGCTGCGTCAGAGGTGAGCCTCAGTGAAGGCCAGGTACGAAAACCACCGCACACATGACAAACTAATATTCCACTGACTCACATTACCAAGTGTCCTACATTTACCTGGATGTTATGATGTGTTTAATGCTTTGCTTATATTCTCATATTCACAGACATTAAACTGTAACTTTTTACATGATCTCGTGTGTGTTGTGATACTTGAAAATCCATTGACCTACATTCACGACAGAACATCAgactttcacattaaacacacgTCCCAGGTCAAACATTAGCTATAACTGCGAGGACATGATTGTTTGCAAGACCCACCATTGACTTCCATTCATTATGTCAGCTCTGACTGTTTGAATACTGAAGATCACTACTCAGCCATGTCTTGTTTTTACATGGCAGAGTGTGTACAAGTGGCGTATAGATCTGTCTAAGTCAGAAAAGTACTGGGACGGCTGGTTTAGAGGAACCTCCAACCTCTTCCTTGCTTGCAACCTGCCCAAACTGCTGCTCTTGGCAGGTACATGTTTCAATATGTTTCAGTATCACTTAGAAAATGATTTACATGGTAACACTCACAGTGAAGAAAAGCATGTCAGTGTTTCGCTCTCACTAGAAGCTGCGTCTGTTTCCAGGAATCGACCGTCTGGACAGAGATCTGACCATCGGCCAGATGCAAGGTGAGAACAGCACGTTATCTAAGGATAATGTCTTTGATTCATCAGATGTCGACGgcaataatcaataaaaaccTTTGAGCTTTTCACTTTTAGATCTTGGAGTAAAGTTTCCTGGGACTTTGGTCACAAATACACCTAAAAAGATTACACCCCTGATTTGGTATTTAACACCTAGTTGGAAAAAAAGAGTATGAATATCAATGCACtgcattacccacaatgcaacttgacacagctccctctgcagacacaaaaccttttcttttctacagTCATTATATTATTTAGCAGAAACAAGTTGGTGTCGGAAGGAAAATTTActtttcaacacaaacacagtacaggagagaaaaaatatTATCAAGCAGAAGTTACTGGGGGttgatgggaaatgtagttttaacTTGGAAAATCAAAGTGCGACATGCAGAATATGTAGAGACATGCTGTGGTACTGGGTATGGTACAAACTGTGAGGGGAAAATGTGATGAACGTCTACACTgctgcaacaaacacacacacaaccacacacacacacagcttgagGCAGTTCCTCTCCAGAGTCAGCTGGTTGTGTCAGTCAACTGGAAGTGACAGcgcaggggtgtgtgtgtgtgtgtgtgtgtgtgaaggccACAGACAGGTACTCTCTGCGCTTACCTGTCTTGCTGTGTGTCTCCAGGTAAATTCATGATGCAGGTGCTGCCCCCCTGTGGTCACGCTGTGCAAGAAGACAAACCAGACAAAGTAAGAAAACTGCTGTTGTCCATCCACTTCACTGTGAGTCTGATGGTGACTCCTACACAGTAAACGTTTCAGGGGTCAGCTCGTAGCTCTGtgagaataataaaaacagtacaCATCATGGTCATAGTTTAGTGTGTTAACatttgcaggtgttttgttCATTAATCAAAGTGAAATGTCGACCTGGTTGGATGAAAAGTCAGAGAATTACCAAAATAGTTCATCCTTAGAGATGACTATCTGACAGAGTAACCTTTGACCTGCTGACTGTGCTTAGTCCTGTGCTGTCCATGAATATTGGGACTACATTTTATTTCCATCCAATAGATGGTGAGATGtttctggaccaaagtggtgcCATCAAGTAAaatgttgccatggaaactACAAAACTATTCAAGTTTACCCAAATTCTTCTCTTAACCTATAATCAATATTAATATCAGTAAATATCGGTGAATCTGACTCAGCCTTTCAGTGTGTTGACTTATTATAAACTCACCATGTTTTTTATGTAGGAGGTGAACATTTCATCACAAAGACTGACTCCTACTGGTGCTGAGCTGTAGTTTTAGTCTTCTGAGTTCTGCTCCCAGACATTTCCTCAGTAAAAACAAGATGAAGCGATTTCTGTTCACCTGGTTTGTCTGTTTATGTGCAGGTGGCTGAAgctgttgctgcttttctgttgagaCACAAGTTT
The window above is part of the Mastacembelus armatus chromosome 18, fMasArm1.2, whole genome shotgun sequence genome. Proteins encoded here:
- the LOC113141807 gene encoding protein phosphatase methylesterase 1-like, coding for MSTSEVGRKLDYSPVSWREYFDQMEDVSVGLSDSRDVFRIYKAGSEGPLLVLLHGGGHSALSWAVFTAAIASRVTCRVLAMDLRGHGASRVRHSDDFSTQTMSSDVANVIRACYGETPPPIVLIGHGVGGAIAVHTASNVLLPATVGLVAIDVVEGSAMEALHSIQNFLKGRPKSFKSMDHAIEWSVKSGQIRNLESARVSMVGQIKRCEVEEADTREQASPVTDVVVERNEEFYDQSYVSDKEHAASEVSLSEGQSVYKWRIDLSKSEKYWDGWFRGTSNLFLACNLPKLLLLAGIDRLDRDLTIGQMQGKFMMQVLPPCGHAVQEDKPDKVAEAVAAFLLRHKFAEARRETRSSNSFTR